DNA sequence from the Macrobrachium nipponense isolate FS-2020 chromosome 41, ASM1510439v2, whole genome shotgun sequence genome:
ACAATCCCATTTCATATGAAAGGGGACTTTGCATGGTAAGGCAAAAGTCTCTTTCCCTTACGTACAACCTATGCTTTTTTAACCATGGACAAAGTAATTCGTAAGGAATTAAGAAAGGGCGTAGGCAACTAATGTGGTAAGTACAAAAATGGCTTACGGAAAACTATTCTCATGCGCCACATTTTCAGAAGGACATGGCCATACgatcattaataaaattaaacctcttttcttcctctacagAAACGTAGCTTCGGTGGTAGACTCGATGTCCTACGTAATGCACGCAGCTGAAGACAGTTTTCTAAATTTCCTGGAGGACATCACCGAACCCGAAGATTCGTACGGCAGCGCATCGCACTTCCGTCCTGCCTACGCGTTCCCGGACCCCGAGAACCGCCAGGAGGTCTTTTACAAACCAACTGCTTTCTACGACGAAGATGGCCAACATTTCGACGCCGAATACGACTACAGTTACGACAACAGCCAAGAGAAGTTTGATGCCTGGGGGAACCCTGCCGACGAATGGCCTTCCTCGTCATTTGTGAACCCAAGTGGTCATCTGCATAACCCCATGACAGCTTTCAACCCCGCGTCAGCCGAACCACTGAGGGAGCAATTCCAGGGAGGCGATGTCAGCTCCCTCGGGGGAAATTTTGACCTCCAGAATGAGATAGCGAAAAAGGACAAACAAAACTTCTTGAACGTCGTCTTGGGGACACAATACCAGCACAGCAAACCTCCTGGTTCTCTTGCCGAGGCTGGTATCGTGCAGGGAACCGTCAGTTCAGATCTCTCCAGCCACCCAGAACCACCGAGAGATTTCCGTCCTTCCAAGTCATCCAATGGTGGACGCATTTATTTCGACACTAACGTGGATCCCCGTCTGAGGAACCAGGGAAAGACGTCTGCGGGATTCATGCCGTCCCAGTTAGAGGAGCTCAACCAAAGGGCAGATGAATGGGTCGCAAAGGCCCGCCCTTTCCGAAGGAACGGACATCCTGCCGGGGATTCCGCTGAGGCTGACGGAAGGACCTTTAGATAACCGGACGACGCAGAATCCCGGTGAAATGATCGACGACTAAGGTAGCGATCGCAAATTACATTTAGCTAATATACAAAATCGACTAAGTATAGTATTAGTGAAATAGGGCTATAGTGGAGTAGTGTATACGTTAGACTTGTATTGTAATATAAGCCTCCTATTCACAAACAGTTATGgtactgaaattcaagctttgaaAGAAAACCACAAATTTCAAAAGAAACAATTCCTAATAGACAAAATGAGGAATGATAGGAGAGCTTAGTAAAATATGCTCATAAAGCGAAATGAAAAACCATACCAGCCTCAGAAAGGATATGTGAAATGAAACAAATAGGTTGAAGTCAGTCTGAGTCTTCTTAAGACACAAAGAGGAAACGGATATAAGTCTGTACattcaaaagaaagaaatggtGACGGGAATAACTAGATATTACAATTCAGATCAATGCTTCAGCCACACCATAAGATGAATGACCATAAACATAATCATCAGTcctgggagtgggggggggggggggaggaggtggaggatggAGGATAGGTAGGCAACAAATGATTTAATTCTAATCCATACTTCCAAAAGAGCAATTTACGGACACCGGAATTTTACAATTTTGGAAACAACAAATTCATATTAACTGCACTGGATTATTCAGCACAAATTATTGTTGCTCTAAATCAAAACCTAAAGTCGGTCAGTCCCGCTTgtacaaaatgtaaataattctGCGAGAATTTTATGTGCGAGGCTATTGCTGCTGGAAATAACTGAGGGCAATGCTATGAATCgactttgaaatattaaataataacgtGTACgtataaatgaaggaaaaacgttggttctctgagagagagagagatatatatatattatatatatataatatatatataatatgtatatctatatatatgaataagtatatattgtatatatatagatatatatatatatatgtaatataataatatatatatctgatatacatatatatataaacattaataccAATTTACTTTACCTTGAGATAACTTACATATAAATGGAATTAAAAGGTATAATTTCGAACCGTGGTTAGCTCAGGACTTGTACATGATTCTCTTTAGTTGTTATTCCCACGGTAAAGGGAATTCAATATTGATTGGTTTTAACTGATGTaccatttaaaagtatatatatatatatatatatatatatatatatatatatatatacatatatatatattatatatatatatatatatatatatatataataggaacaAGCAGAAATCAAGACAAATTTTCATTAAGTGATTGCGACTGAATATCAATGATATCTGAATAAATTATACGGTGCATTTATCTCTCCACTTGGAACAAGtgttcgaataaaaaaaaattctagaaaagaaataaacactGAAGGACTGAATGAATGACCCAAAAGTATTATTTCAATCATGTCGACACTGAGACGTCTCACAATGGTTACCTAAATCCAAGAAGGGCTCGACGCAAGGCCCTTTAAATATAACCAAAGTATATTTAGAGGACTTTGGGTTATCGGACACCAATAGACCCGAGTCGTGAGACCCACGAGAAAATGAACGATGTTCACCACTTGAATCCATAATTTCATTTTGATCCCCGAGATTCAATGGGAGAAAGAATACGGACTAGAAGGAGTAAACATTTGTGAAGAGTCTCTTAGCTTTATtttccatctattattatttttttggaaggggggtaggagggggaggaggaggaggagcatttACCCAGTTATGTTCAAATGTTACACATTTTGGAGCCGAGGTCACACGTCGACTGAGTCGTTTAAATTGTggtcagtatgtatatataataatcagtGCAATCATATAGTCATCACTTCTGCAAAATTTTGTGCAGACGTGAAATATGGTAGCAATGTCATACTAGTATAATAGCTGCAATGTGTCATCCCCGTTTTCTTTTGTGGGAGATTATTCATGAGATAAAtcgttaacaaaaataataattaagactTCTGCCAACTTGTATAGAAGTAAAAACTGTTGTCACTTTAAATTGCTCGGAAAGATTACAACTAaagtaacaatgaataaataaataaataaataaataaataccgttGTTCCTTTGTTGTTATTGATTTAATGTGTATATTCCTTTAAAGCTGTCTTTGTTACACTTTTATATCTGATAATAAATTTTCTTGTATAttctaataaagaaatagatTAGGATGCAATggatttttgtatatatggatttAAGCATATCACTGTTATCAATATGAGCACGGATGttcaattaaaatgtaaaaaaaaataaatatcaagaaaTGTTATTGATCCTTGGCTCCTTCCAAAAAGCTTCACAGCTGTTCAAGATTGATCGGTTACTACAATTTTTCCTttcaaataaattacttttcctATTTAATGCTCTCACAAAGAAGATTGACAACTATCTGAAGCTAAACATTACCTATTATATAATAAGCTAATAATTTCATAAAGACTGTCAATAAGCTAAATTAGGTCCTAAAGTCTTTTACCTCCCAAACAACAACTTTACAACTCTCACTTCATCTTGCCTCTACAAGTTTCTTGTTATGATCTTACATAatgaaagtattgaaaatataaTGCTTTCGTTTAATCACAACTATCCGCGTTGTTGCTATTATCTGTTACAACAAACAAGTCaactatgataaaaatatttaaaattaaacaaagtatcCTTAGTTATAAACGAAAGTAAAAccgctgaaatttttttttgttcattcacCTGGACAAAAACGTTATATAtctccaatgaaaaaaaaatccaccctacattctaaactaatttttatctgGGGCATTGGTATAGTTTACACTTTCAGCTACACAAGATACACAATACCGTTTTCTCTTATTCAATTTCGCTTTTCTGAATATCAattgagagatgaagagagatagagagagagaaggagagagagagagagagagagagagagagagagagagagagagagagagttcaacgtAATAAGATCCGAGCATCCCTGACCGTCATGACTGCATAATATCTAATAGTTTCACTTTGTCCTAAATCGAAAATACATTTCTTTGTTAACATTTTGATGCGTACGATGCCATCGACTGATAGTCCGATAAAAGGTACAAAAGTGCACACAAAATCTCTTtgtcagtaataagaaaaataaaaaatcagtgcaaaaaaaaaaaataaaaaaaaaaaataaaaaaaggggggaggggggatttcaCGAGAAGCCAATAAGGTCCAAGAACCTAAACAGCATAACAAACTTCAACATATGATCATAAAGAACTACTGATCCCGTTGGAGAGTAATTTTCCTACTTCACAAATGAGAAACGAGTTCGGTAATAAAATTTTGAATGTTCACTGAAATGCCGATCAGGCGAGTTTGAGAATGAGAAACAATAACTGGAATTGCATTAAAAAGTGGAATGAAGCACCATATCTGCTGGTGACGTcatgtagaaaaaaaatggagaatgaataaatgaatcttACGCTTGAAAAGCATAAAGGCAGAAAGTGTTCACCATTAAGTTGATGAAGTGGTGGGCAATTTTATAGAACTGGTCGTCCCGTGCACAAAAGGGGATGGATATAAAACAACATAAACCCTTTTCATTCAAAACCAACAACACCCGAAGGTTTGGCAGTACCCAGGTACAAGTTGATTTATTGCAGTCTAGTTCACAAAAcaacaaagtgaaaaaaaggcCTAACCAGGATATGAAACAGAACTGTCGAAAgctacataaagaaaaaatatgattgGAGCTCTTAAATGACGCCAGGACCTCGCTAGTAATTAAACTATACAAGAAATATTGatcgaatggaatggaataaagagtttaggccaaaggtcaagcacttggacctatgaggtcattcagcactggaaaggataTGAGAGttggtaggtttgaaaggtgtaacaggaggaagacatGTAATTGCACTATGAactcattgttaggagagggtggaaagcaagatggaagaaggataatatgaatggaagtacagtaaaaggaatgaatagggttgcagataggggccgaggGGAAGAATATTAACTGAATCTTGATTGTTCATAGTTTATGCACAGTTATGAAACCAATCTCCTTTTGTGAAAGGAAATGAGTCGTGAATAAACTTCCTTGATGAGCAAAGTTAGTCACGGGTGGGTTAATATATTCTTCCCAGAACAAAGACCTTCTTCCTACAGCGAGGAAAAGACTTCATAAAAAAGCACTCTACATATATACTTCACTATACCCACGAAATGTTCATCTTGAACTGGCACCTCTTTCAATATAACATGACTGTTTAGAAAAGACGATTTTTCAACATATCAGATGCAAATCCATACGACTGACAGGTCAACAACTTTCATTCTTCTTGCAAAGCCAACCTCGTTCTACGACGCCATTTTATCTTGTCCTAATAATCCTAAAGAAAAATTCTAGTTCCGTGGAAGATGATAATACTAAGCTAAAAACTGGGCAGCAGGCGTAAGAATGATCATTTTGCACCCAAGCCTCCATACTAAAGTTATGAGTCGTGCACCataaaatatggaaattaatCATACATTTCGGCCTCGGCTTCACACGTCTGTAATACATCGCTTTAGTATCCCCTAACACTTGCATTCTGTGCGAGTTTTCTCTAAAATATAAAAGCAGTTAAATCTGATAGACTAAACTAAAGCGCCAAGCGTACATTCTCATTTACGATATCGGTTTGAATTCTGATAACTAACATTTATCCACTGTAATTTACTTATTTGTAACTTGAATGTTTTGGTATATAATCCGTCTGCCATTCTGTCATAAAATTTCACATGGGAGAAAAATGAACAATAACTGAAACTGGGAAGGCCTGAAAATTATACCATGG
Encoded proteins:
- the LOC135212527 gene encoding uncharacterized protein LOC135212527 translates to MTMKNCLLLLLMSTALSWGKDTAASSNLSTADAEGYGSKETQTLGYGGPPKRELKPNSIYDVITMSSLNQEPLSSTTSGIIEEGSVELSTELDPSMPSWVDSFQWLNEAINDTELTEGREFFSNLTDAFMEGLDELKEKISSENFTEVWREQVGDLKREVKGYLQTTNVKKLKEDARTFVTLTFPQAGFFSSLLSLGKGGGISNIVYLLFIGWPLLLALLYVILIVLYPNRRTDNIFEKNVASVVDSMSYVMHAAEDSFLNFLEDITEPEDSYGSASHFRPAYAFPDPENRQEVFYKPTAFYDEDGQHFDAEYDYSYDNSQEKFDAWGNPADEWPSSSFVNPSGHLHNPMTAFNPASAEPLREQFQGGDVSSLGGNFDLQNEIAKKDKQNFLNVVLGTQYQHSKPPGSLAEAGIVQGTVSSDLSSHPEPPRDFRPSKSSNGGRIYFDTNVDPRLRNQGKTSAGFMPSQLEELNQRADEWVAKARPFRRNGHPAGDSAEADGRTFR